The following coding sequences lie in one Candidatus Planktophila sulfonica genomic window:
- a CDS encoding beta-class carbonic anhydrase: MSNNSFPHESFDDLLAANAEYQKTFKYSGLTGSAAKGLAIVTCMDSRINPLSVIGLRSGDAKILRNAGARVTEDVIRTLVLATYLLNVNRILVMPHTDCKMAENDEADFHKLIDEQYGVNTSSLEFRTSRDQRGSLASDLNRIRSYPLLREGVVVAGAIYDVKTGTIEPFEG; the protein is encoded by the coding sequence ATGTCTAATAACTCATTTCCTCACGAATCTTTCGATGATCTCTTGGCAGCAAATGCTGAATACCAGAAGACATTTAAATACTCCGGACTTACAGGTTCAGCTGCAAAAGGCTTAGCAATCGTCACCTGTATGGACTCACGTATCAATCCATTGTCAGTCATTGGATTGCGATCAGGAGATGCCAAGATTCTTCGCAACGCAGGAGCTCGAGTCACAGAAGACGTAATTCGTACCTTGGTTCTTGCTACCTATCTTCTCAACGTCAATCGCATCTTGGTGATGCCACATACTGATTGCAAGATGGCTGAAAATGATGAAGCTGATTTCCATAAGCTGATTGATGAGCAATATGGCGTCAACACATCAAGTCTTGAATTTCGCACATCGCGCGATCAGCGTGGATCTCTTGCAAGCGATTTAAACCGTATTCGTTCTTACCCATTGTTGCGCGAAGGCGTTGTTGTTGCTGGCGCTATTTACGATGTAAAGACAGGAACAATCGAACCTTTTGAAGGTTAA
- a CDS encoding alpha/beta fold hydrolase, with amino-acid sequence MPQYLNVDGHQVYSYEWDNNGEAVLLLHGGLSQTSHWDQNMLPAIEDQFHVFGYDRTAHGFTGDREGSLHFDYQVKEAIAYLETVVTEPAHLIGYSDGGIIALLVAIRRPDLVRSVVTLGANFHHSGTLPLPDFDGVVSAEDQAEYNQTSPDAPETLAEKIVRMMAIWHSEPNLTSKDLHNIECPVLVMAGDDDVIAHTHTIELFENIPLGQLAILPGTSHGLVKEKPALVQLLIREFLEDLSYPITKMPIRRTNPAN; translated from the coding sequence ATGCCGCAATACCTAAACGTTGATGGCCATCAGGTCTATTCATACGAATGGGATAACAATGGCGAAGCAGTCTTATTGCTCCACGGTGGTTTAAGCCAGACATCGCATTGGGATCAGAACATGCTTCCTGCCATCGAAGATCAATTCCATGTCTTTGGATACGACCGCACCGCACATGGTTTCACCGGTGATCGCGAAGGTAGCTTGCACTTTGATTACCAAGTTAAAGAAGCAATCGCTTATTTGGAAACTGTTGTAACAGAACCAGCACATCTCATCGGGTATAGCGACGGTGGCATCATCGCGCTCCTTGTTGCAATTAGACGCCCTGACTTAGTTCGTTCTGTTGTCACACTGGGAGCAAACTTTCACCACAGCGGTACCTTGCCGCTACCTGACTTTGATGGCGTTGTTTCAGCTGAAGATCAAGCTGAATACAACCAAACCTCGCCAGATGCACCAGAGACTCTGGCCGAAAAGATTGTGCGCATGATGGCAATTTGGCACAGCGAACCGAATTTAACAAGCAAGGATCTGCACAATATCGAGTGCCCAGTACTGGTTATGGCAGGTGATGACGATGTCATCGCACATACCCACACCATCGAACTCTTTGAGAATATTCCACTTGGCCAGCTGGCGATTCTTCCTGGAACTTCACATGGCCTAGTGAAGGAAAAACCAGCTCTGGTTCAGCTATTGATTAGAGAGTTCTTGGAAGATTTAAGTTATCCAATTACCAAAATGCCAATTCGCAGAACTAACCCTGCAAATTAA